A part of Maniola jurtina chromosome 19, ilManJurt1.1, whole genome shotgun sequence genomic DNA contains:
- the LOC123875132 gene encoding uncharacterized protein LOC123875132, protein METAAVSSVPKEIVQLIPLFGGDKRQLNLYLRKCQYVIDRFKGSDEQNLYVFNVITSRLKDDAAALLSEREDIVTWSALKDLLIQHFGDPRSEACISVELESLKIYPGESFLDFCNRIQTVRSLLMSKVNACDDLEMKRSKAIIYNNTALNVFLYNLPEHMVRVIRLKAPTSLETALSMVLEEVNFTEQYKTRNRMHGNNQFTSSGSRPAIAQPFGYKPQLPPHSKFNFNNAQMKMPQMQGQGQPPKPVMGYRPQLGFQPQQFGIRPPHKLGYMSPQQFGYRPQQQFGYRPPQQFGYRPPQQFGYRPPQQFGYRPPQQFGYKPPQQFGYKPPQPQQPTNDVSMRTSQPKMQQGFKLNELTMTNEEDNLPYEDYYGYDYDDQDNVYDPQLMCYPDYNIECEYANEQTDEPVSNSKPTDLEENNEENFCIAASKEIEKG, encoded by the coding sequence ATGGAAACAGCGGCCGTCTCATCCGTACCTAAAGAAATTGTGCAATTAATCCCTTTGTTTGGTGGTGATAAAAGAcaattaaatctttatttgcGAAAATGTCAATATGTGATTGATCGGTTTAAGGGGAGTGATGAACAAAATCTTTACGTTTTTAATGTTATAACGAGTCGCCTGAAAGATGATGCAGCTGCGCTTCTCTCCGAACGGGAGGACATTGTTACGTGGTCCGCGTTAAAAGATTTGTTAATACAGCATTTTGGAGACCCGCGTAGCGAAGCTTGCATAAGTGTTGAGTTAGAGTCATTGAAAATTTATCCGGGTGAAAGTTTCCTCGACTTTTGTAATAGAATCCAAACTGTGCGTTCGTTATTGATGTCCAAAGTAAATGCATGCGACGACTTGGAGATGAAACGTTCCAAGGCAATTATATATAATAACACAGCTCTTAACGTGTTTCTGTATAATCTTCCCGAACATATGGTTAGAGTTATTAGACTAAAGGCACCCACTTCCTTAGAAACGGCCTTGAGTATGGTGCTCGAGGAAGTGAACTTCACGGAACAGTACAAGACGCGTAATCGTATGCATGGTAATAACCAATTTACGAGTTCGGGTTCAAGGCCAGCGATCGCCCAACCGTTTGGTTACAAACCCCAACTACCACCTCATtccaaattcaattttaataacgCTCAAATGAAGATGCCTCAAATGCAAGGTCAAGGTCAACCACCAAAACCAGTCATGGGTTATAGACCCCAATTAGGTTTTCAGCCACAACAATTTGGGATTAGGCCCCCACATAAACTTGGGTACATGTCCCCACAACAATTTGGATATAGGCCTCAACAACAATTTGGGTACAGGCCTCCACAACAATTTGGGTACAGGCCTCCACAACAATTCGGGTACAGGCCTCCACAACAGTTTGGGTACCGACCCCCACAACAATTTGGGTACAAACCCCCGCAGCAATTTGGGTATAAACCACCACAACCCCAACAACCAACTAACGACGTATCCATGAGGACATCACAGCCTAAAATGCAACAAGGTTTTAAGTTAAACGAATTAACTATGACTAACGAGGAAGACAACTTACCTTATGAAGATTATTATGGTTATGACTATGACGATCAAGATAATGTTTATGACCCACAGTTAATGTGTTACCCGGACTATAATATAGAATGTGAATATGCGAACGAACAGACAGATGAACCAGTTTCCAACAGCAAGCCCACTGACCTTGAAGAAAATAATGAAGAAAATTTTTGCATAGCAGCCTCGAAGGAAATAGAGAAAGGATAG